The following are from one region of the Candidatus Poribacteria bacterium genome:
- a CDS encoding DUF4159 domain-containing protein, with product MRTKRTSGALLTSLGLHLVLAFVAGLYLIAQTPHFQEFIGVEVLKQQAPPKPTVRKLIVRSFTKPTVPTQNTIVVEQAPVKPRVTTVFGDKDIFRPQTVLGVSNQTVKVEAPINPNVPKVVAPNASVPPTVTHTDVPVSNAPDALAFFAPVASVPAGPANIGRGVAGTAVQVKIAFEHPPGLAMVEYVGAVNSSIDHVNRRINLGSDEVPPAPRGEPHGHVIGRGKDIRGVFRFTRVKHSLSDWWADASSLNALTKWLNERTKIKTDMNVEGGAVKLTDANLFKMPLAFMTGHDPALVRSRNLLGRQYGGGKLDGRLSEAAAAGLRRYLVEKGGFLVFDDCGVNAPAQGMVRLFLAQMRYVMPEHQVERIPNDHEVYNNFYEMGGPPVGFDIFWWGTRPPKRNYLEGISVGDKLSVIVVRRDYMCSMEAVSLPTRPVHYSPGVYRFMTNVVVYALTHGQISDYSGYVPENKLAKTELPTRAPQAARVGNFE from the coding sequence ATGCGTACGAAAAGAACCTCAGGTGCCTTGTTGACTTCTTTGGGACTTCACCTTGTGTTAGCGTTTGTTGCTGGTCTTTATCTGATTGCTCAAACGCCTCATTTCCAAGAATTCATAGGTGTTGAAGTACTCAAACAGCAAGCACCACCGAAACCTACGGTACGGAAACTTATTGTGAGATCTTTTACGAAACCGACTGTTCCGACGCAAAATACAATTGTTGTTGAACAGGCGCCAGTGAAACCCCGTGTAACAACCGTCTTCGGTGATAAGGATATTTTCCGACCCCAGACAGTGCTTGGGGTTTCAAATCAGACTGTCAAAGTCGAAGCACCAATCAATCCAAATGTGCCGAAAGTGGTCGCCCCGAATGCGTCAGTCCCACCAACTGTAACACATACAGATGTTCCAGTTTCAAACGCTCCCGATGCCTTGGCGTTCTTTGCTCCTGTGGCAAGTGTCCCAGCTGGACCGGCTAATATTGGTCGTGGTGTTGCTGGCACTGCAGTTCAGGTAAAGATTGCTTTTGAGCATCCACCTGGACTTGCGATGGTCGAATATGTTGGTGCCGTAAATAGCAGTATTGATCATGTTAATAGAAGAATAAATCTTGGTTCTGACGAAGTGCCACCTGCTCCCAGGGGTGAGCCGCATGGCCACGTTATCGGAAGAGGGAAAGACATCCGTGGTGTATTCCGTTTCACACGGGTCAAACATAGTCTCTCTGACTGGTGGGCGGATGCTTCTTCCTTGAACGCGTTAACCAAGTGGCTCAACGAGCGAACGAAAATCAAAACCGACATGAATGTTGAAGGTGGCGCAGTGAAGCTCACCGATGCCAACCTCTTCAAAATGCCGCTCGCCTTTATGACAGGACATGATCCAGCACTTGTCCGTTCTCGAAACCTCCTTGGACGGCAATATGGTGGTGGTAAACTGGATGGCCGTCTCAGTGAGGCTGCGGCTGCGGGGCTGCGTCGGTACCTTGTTGAGAAAGGTGGATTCCTTGTCTTTGACGACTGTGGTGTGAATGCACCTGCACAGGGGATGGTTCGTCTGTTTCTCGCACAGATGCGTTATGTGATGCCTGAGCATCAGGTTGAGCGGATCCCAAATGATCACGAAGTTTATAACAACTTCTATGAAATGGGGGGTCCTCCCGTCGGCTTCGACATCTTCTGGTGGGGCACACGTCCACCGAAACGGAATTATCTTGAAGGTATCTCTGTTGGGGATAAGTTGTCTGTTATCGTTGTCCGTCGCGACTATATGTGCTCGATGGAAGCCGTGAGTCTCCCGACGCGTCCTGTTCACTATTCACCGGGTGTATATCGTTTCATGACGAATGTTGTGGTGTATGCGTTGACACACGGTCAGATTTCTGACTACTCTGGTTATGTGCCGGAGAATAAGTTAGCGAAGACAGAGCTCCCGACACGCGCCCCTCAAGCCGCAAGAGTCGGTAATTTTGAATAG
- a CDS encoding DUF4159 domain-containing protein, producing the protein MREKITSGALITSLVLHLIIAFVAGIYLVTQTERFKDLMGIEVLQPEEPPKPMIGRSLVKPAVKPTVPTRKIVIEQIQVPPRLDTVFLREPTFRSQKVLGFSYQTVRVKPPIDPNRLKVVTPNRAVPTDVIHADLLVSDAPDALAFSAPVITVPSARTKDVVRGIAGHLKATLEHPPGLSMVENVGAARDALGDVVENITLSSYVVPPLPKGEPGGRVIGKGRDIHGVFRFARVRHELSDWWADASALNALTQWLNERTKIKTDMNVEGGAVKLNDANLFKTPLAFMTGHDPGLVRSRKMYGWKYGTGRIDGRLSESEAAGMRRYLVEKGGFLVFDDCGVNAPMQAMVRLFLSQMRYVMPEYQVERISNNHEIYNNFYGMGGPPVGFDIFWWGTRPPKRNYLEGISVGEKLSVVVRRDYMCAMETVSYPTRSVHYSPGVYRFMTNVVVYALTHGSIPDYSGYVPEDLLLEKELPTRPPAAARVGSFE; encoded by the coding sequence ATGCGTGAGAAAATAACTTCAGGTGCGTTAATAACTTCGTTGGTCCTTCATCTTATCATCGCTTTTGTTGCTGGTATCTATCTTGTCACACAGACTGAACGGTTTAAAGACTTGATGGGCATTGAAGTGCTCCAACCCGAAGAGCCACCGAAACCTATGATTGGGCGGTCTCTTGTAAAACCCGCTGTTAAGCCGACTGTTCCAACACGAAAAATTGTCATTGAGCAGATTCAGGTGCCACCACGTTTGGATACTGTGTTTCTCCGTGAACCGACGTTCCGATCGCAGAAGGTACTTGGGTTTTCGTACCAAACCGTCAGAGTAAAACCGCCAATAGATCCAAACAGACTGAAAGTAGTTACGCCGAACCGGGCAGTGCCAACAGATGTGATACATGCTGATTTACTCGTGTCAGATGCCCCAGATGCCTTAGCATTTTCCGCGCCTGTGATAACGGTACCTTCCGCACGAACGAAAGATGTTGTCCGTGGTATCGCAGGACATTTGAAGGCCACTCTTGAGCATCCACCGGGACTCTCAATGGTTGAAAATGTCGGTGCTGCACGCGATGCGCTCGGCGATGTCGTCGAAAACATTACCCTTTCCAGTTATGTCGTACCACCTCTTCCCAAAGGCGAACCGGGTGGACGCGTCATCGGTAAAGGTAGGGACATCCACGGTGTGTTCCGTTTTGCTCGCGTCCGGCATGAACTTTCTGACTGGTGGGCAGATGCTTCTGCACTCAACGCCCTGACGCAATGGCTCAACGAACGCACGAAAATCAAAACCGATATGAACGTTGAGGGAGGCGCGGTGAAACTCAACGATGCAAACCTCTTCAAGACACCGCTCGCCTTTATGACAGGACATGATCCGGGGCTCGTCCGTTCTCGGAAGATGTATGGATGGAAGTATGGTACCGGTAGAATAGATGGTCGCCTCAGCGAGTCTGAAGCCGCTGGTATGCGTCGCTATCTCGTTGAAAAAGGCGGCTTTCTCGTCTTTGACGACTGTGGTGTGAATGCTCCTATGCAGGCAATGGTTCGCCTTTTTCTCTCACAGATGCGTTACGTCATGCCTGAATATCAAGTTGAACGGATCTCCAACAACCACGAAATTTACAATAACTTCTATGGGATGGGGGGTCCTCCAGTCGGTTTTGACATCTTCTGGTGGGGCACACGTCCACCGAAACGGAACTACCTTGAAGGTATCTCTGTTGGTGAGAAGTTGTCCGTTGTTGTCCGTCGCGATTACATGTGCGCGATGGAGACTGTCAGTTACCCGACGCGTAGTGTCCACTATTCGCCAGGAGTCTACCGTTTCATGACGAATGTGGTAGTGTATGCGTTGACGCACGGCTCGATTCCTGACTATTCCGGTTATGTGCCGGAAGACTTATTACTTGAAAAAGAACTTCCGACGCGTCCACCTGCCGCTGCGAGGGTTGGCAGTTTTGAATAG